From Psychroflexus torquis ATCC 700755, the proteins below share one genomic window:
- a CDS encoding peptidylprolyl isomerase, whose product MENGIYAHFNTSKGKIIVQLTFEKTPGTVGNFIGLAEGKIKNTAKDLGTPYYNDLKFHRVIENFMVQGGDPRGNGTGGPGYQFDDEIHPELKHDRAGVLSMANAGPGTNGSQFFITHGPTGWLDGKHTVFGYVLEGQDVVDSIEMKDALNSVEIERVGDEAKAFDALESFEDFKDSKNVKEAKQNAEHEEQLETISKGFQKTKSGLRYQIINEGSGPHPKKGQNISVHYKGSLVNGNVFDSSYKRKEPIEFPVGAGHVIEGWDEGLLLLKEGTKAQFVIPPNLAYGDQEVGGVIPANSILIFDLELMKVKS is encoded by the coding sequence ATGGAAAATGGAATATATGCTCATTTTAATACGAGCAAAGGTAAAATTATAGTTCAGTTGACCTTTGAAAAAACTCCCGGCACCGTCGGGAATTTTATAGGATTAGCAGAAGGAAAGATAAAAAATACAGCAAAAGACTTAGGAACCCCTTATTATAATGATTTGAAGTTTCATAGAGTCATAGAGAACTTTATGGTACAAGGTGGAGATCCTAGGGGCAACGGTACTGGAGGTCCAGGTTATCAATTTGATGATGAAATTCATCCCGAATTAAAACACGACCGAGCTGGAGTTTTGTCCATGGCAAACGCAGGTCCTGGAACCAATGGGAGTCAGTTTTTTATCACTCATGGTCCTACGGGTTGGTTAGATGGTAAGCATACAGTTTTTGGCTATGTGTTAGAGGGGCAAGATGTCGTGGATAGCATAGAGATGAAGGATGCTTTAAACTCTGTAGAGATAGAACGCGTTGGTGATGAAGCCAAAGCTTTTGACGCTTTGGAAAGTTTTGAAGATTTTAAGGATTCAAAAAATGTAAAAGAAGCTAAGCAAAACGCTGAGCATGAAGAACAATTAGAAACTATTTCAAAGGGATTTCAAAAGACTAAAAGCGGTTTGCGTTACCAAATTATTAATGAAGGAAGTGGCCCACACCCTAAAAAAGGTCAAAACATAAGTGTTCATTATAAAGGAAGCTTGGTCAATGGTAATGTGTTTGATTCTTCTTATAAGAGAAAAGAGCCAATTGAGTTTCCAGTAGGAGCGGGGCATGTTATTGAAGGATGGGATGAAGGTTTATTGTTGCTGAAAGAAGGGACGAAAGCTCAATTCGTAATCCCACCAAACCTAGCCTACGGTGACCAGGAAGTAGGGGGAGTTATTCCGGCTAATTCTATCTTGATTTTTGACTTGGAATTGATGAAGGTTAAATCTTAA